GACCCATAGGCGCACCGCGCATCGGTGCTCAGCCACCAATTGCCGCGCCAGGCGCCAGGTGACGCCGATGTCGCCAAAGTTATCGACGACGGTGCAAAAAATATCCCAACGCACGGTCATTCCCGACTCCCTGTGGCAAAACCCGATTGTCCCGCATTGCAACGTCGATGCAGAAGAGCCGACGGCGATTAATCTTCATGCGACAATTGCCGCCTATCCCGTGTTCAGCCAGGAAGCAGACATGCCCGACCATTCCTCGTCGCGCCTTACCGCCTTGCAATTGACCGTCAGTATCGCCTTGGGCCTGTGGCTGGGCTTCCTTGCCATCGTGTTGACGGGATGGCTGTTGTCGAAGTTTCTATTCGATGAGCAACTCGCCCCGGTGGCGGCCGCTGTGCAGCAACTGGCGCAACCGCCGGCAGTTCAGCCGGCACCCGAGCCGCCTACGCCGATGTTCGAGCAATATCAGCAGAACCTGCAAAGGAACGAGCAACGCCAGGCGCTTGACCAGGTTCGAAGCAACCCTCGCAACCTGTCCAATCCCAAATGCCAGTTCTGGCTGCAACAGGACCAGAACGCGCCGAGCGAAAAAAGCCGCACCAACGTCCTGCAATTTTGCGAATGATCATGAACAAACCAACCGTCCACCAATTGATTCTCGACAAGCTCAAGATTGACCTCGACATCGCCGAGCGCGCCGCGCAAACCGCCTACGAAACCGCGACCCACGAAGAAAACATTGCCGAAAACAAGTACGACACCCTGGGCCTCGAAGCGTCTTATCTTGCCGCCGGCCAAGCCAGGCGCGTCGAGGAGATCCGCCAGTCGCTCAGCCTCTGCCAGAACCTGACGCTAAGGCCGTACGACGAACGACGCGGAATCGAGGTCGGCACATTGATCGGGTTGGAGGATGACGAGG
The Pseudomonas marvdashtae genome window above contains:
- a CDS encoding GreA/GreB family elongation factor, whose amino-acid sequence is MNKPTVHQLILDKLKIDLDIAERAAQTAYETATHEENIAENKYDTLGLEASYLAAGQARRVEEIRQSLSLCQNLTLRPYDERRGIEVGTLIGLEDDEGRQQWLFLGPDAAGLKVSLVGQPITVITPRSPLGRSLLGKFEGDEVEIVVAGARQQFAVTEAI